One window of the Misgurnus anguillicaudatus chromosome 8, ASM2758022v2, whole genome shotgun sequence genome contains the following:
- the nfil3-5 gene encoding nuclear factor, interleukin 3 regulated, member 5: MSVIQTGLDRTAMESLNLPTQNNSANLDTLETFSNYSESLPSPQISNSTRQGRLIKPKPNTSCRRKREFISDEKKDACYWEKRRKNNEAAKRSREKRRLNDMVLENRVMALNEENVRLKTELLQLKLRFGLISSASYMEKTQQISNGTETMTNGANGTGATSGNPYYSSSGYSSASQVMMNSDSSEAEQPTRGERHSLKYSPRGSLSDMSDGSSRDSPEPINYDIKHESSGMDINRLEASVLNGMFNGHHVRLETHQPQEREQREGVNTPVPPSATPQRSVILFRSGSSSYPVESQRIEDMEQQVVSQPQQNGQITHLTQTGCNLPLRPDGLETLSEVAQQLARRSLDSPNYEFTNGKADAGENRRFVIQQKDQSVQGQCRSQAQDLDSFAPDLLSEVGKSHVYQRSNPYLGTLNEEPPVLTYEGCPRTDGFYQEHSSSGKDTSSSDGDPRSSDKEASTDDESPSSSCSDTGGYHVIHQSASSPTMATGDTCQYGDYQGEMKATALPHKLRLKYRALSNGGSQDVCSSVTTAATSPDSALPQHPYLALAQVNQQQGSSSGSKDVESEMLDELCTQQSPFRENEEGRKDSGKRVSGGRGSRNKKRD; this comes from the coding sequence ATGTCAGTTATACAGACTGGCCTCGATAGGACCGCAATGGAAAGCCTAAATCTTCCTACGCAAAACAACAGTGCCAACTTGGACACTTTAGAAACATTCTCAAACTACAGCGAAAGTTTACCATCTCCTCAAATCTCTAACTCAACTCGTCAAGGCAGACTAATAAAACCAAAACCCAACACAAGCTGTCGGAGAAAGCGTGAATTCATCTCGGATGAGAAAAAGGATGCGTGCTACTGGGAAAAACGACGCAAGAATAACGAGGCTGCCAAAAGGTCAAGAGAGAAGCGGCGACTCAATGACATGGTATTGGAGAACAGAGTCATGGCACTGAACGAGGAGAATGTGCGACTGAAGACAGAACTCCTGCAATTAAAATTGAGATTCGGACTCATAAGTTCAGCCTCCTACATGGAGAAGACCCAGCAGATCAGCAATGGCACTGAGACAATGACTAATGGTGCTAATGGTACCGGAGCAACATCTGGAAATCCATATTACTCAAGCAGCGGATACTCCAGTGCTTCTCAGGTCATGATGAACTCTGATTCCTCAGAGGCCGAGCAGCCAACCAGAGGTGAACGCCACTCACTCAAGTACTCTCCCCGTGGATCGCTATCGGACATGTCCGATGGATCTTCACGGGACAGCCCTGAACCCATAAACTATGACATTAAGCATGAGAGCTCTGGAATGGACATTAACAGGCTTGAGGCAAGTGTTCTTAATGGCATGTTCAATGGCCATCATGTACGACTAGAGACTCACCAGCCGCAAGAAAGGGAGCAGCGAGAGGGTGTCAACACCCCAGTTCCTCCATCTGCCACGCCCCAAAGAAGTGTCATCCTTTTCCGCTCTGGAAGCAGCTCCTACCCCGTTGAGAGCCAAAGGATTGAGGACATGGAGCAGCAGGTGGTGTCTCAGCCACAGCAAAATGGACAAATCACTCATTTAACGCAAACAGGGTGCAATCTGCCTTTAAGACCTGATGGTTTAGAGACTCTCTCAGAGGTGGCACAGCAGTTGGCAAGGAGATCTTTGGATTCACCAAATTACGAGTTCACCAATGGCAAAGCAGATGCTGGGGAAAACAGACGGTTTGTCATACAGCAAAAAGACCAGAGTGTTCAAGGACAATGCAGAAGCCAGGCGCAAGATCTGGATTCATTTGCCCCAGATCTGCTCAGCGAAGTTGGAAAATCCCATGTATACCAGCGGTCAAATCCCTACCTCGGCACTCTGAACGAGGAGCCCCCTGTTCTAACGTATGAGGGTTGCCCAAGAACAGATGGCTTCTATCAAGAGCACTCCTCCTCAGGCAAGGACACCTCTTCAAGTGACGGTGACCCTCGCAGCTCAGACAAGGAAGCCTCTACTGACGATGAATCTCCCTCATCCTCTTGCTCTGATACTGGTGGCTATCACGTCATCCACCAATCAGCATCATCGCCCACCATGGCCACTGGTGACACATGCCAGTATGGGGACTATCAAGGTGAAATGAAAGCCACTGCTCTGCCACACAAGTTAAGGCTCAAATATAGAGCACTATCCAACGGTGGTTCCCAAGATGTCTGCAGTTCAGTTACGACAGCTGCTACGTCACCTGATTCCGCTCTGCCTCAGCATCCGTACCTGGCGTTAGCGCAGGTTAACCAGCAGCAAGGCAGCAGTTCTGGAAGCAAGGACGTGGAGAGTGAGATGTTAGATGAACTTTGCACACAACAATCTCCCTTCAGAGAGAACGAAGAGGGAAGGAAGGACAGTGGGAAGAGGGTATCAGGAGGACGAGGTAGCAGAAATAAGAAACGTGACTGA